The DNA segment aaaccCTATTTTGAAGCTCAAACTTTCGACATAAATTTGGTATgttcaattaaatcattttcttgtaatttttatctttttaaggtcgtgtgagcttaatttagctaacccatatgccaatttgcaaaactgttaaagtttctaaaagttttcattgatgagttcttgatgaaattgatattaaattgttagattttaggcttagaaatgaaaaaggactagtttgtaaagtaaaaattgttaattttgaacaTAGCGACTAAAgttcaaagattttaaaattcatatgaaATTTCCATAATTATAGATATTAGAGGGTCTTAAAAGGATATAATTGAGATCGGCTTCAAAATCGAAGCCCAAGTTTGAAAGATATTGCAATTTCGCttttagggaataaattgaataaaatgcaaaactttagggcacattcaaaaattgaaattgaattgatgcatgcatataattgaatgatataagatgtttggaattgataaattgaatcgaattattaaatagatcaagaattgaaccAAATCGAAGATAATCAAGGGAAAGGCAAAATTGTTGATTAATCCTTAGAAAGttatttgtttgttgttttaCCAGGTAAGTTCTTATAGAACTTATTATGTTAATTCATGTTAAGTTTGTATTGTATTATTTTGCTTACTAGTTTGAACTGATGTGAATGTAATTTCTTTTGGCATCAAATGGACAAAATCATAATGTATGAAATAGAATAGGTACGAGATACCGAGTGGATAGGAAATGTTTAAatgattgaatgatatgtatatgatgatgttacaaagattgaaatggtatgaatataGTAATAACACCCGTGTGAACTCgtaaacaatttaaatacaaatgacatgtcattagggtccAAAAAGTAGCTTTGATTAGGGAACTTCATGATGATTTGAGATCCAACATGTGTTGCGAATTCTCTGAAGCATGTGTGAGTAATCATCAAATTAAGGCTTGTGTAATCCATTTGATTAATTAAGGCTTATATGAGCCATTACATTACCTAAGGCTTGTGTGAGCCATTTCAAAAATGTCAGTAATTATACAGTCAGCTTATGGGAGCTATAGTCTTATGTATCAGACTTCAGTTTACTAAGGTTCTCTTGGATGAGGAAATAGTAATCTAATGGGAATGTAATTgttgaaattatataaataagaattgaattatatattattataaattgaaaatgaaatagaaaatatattatgatatatgaattgatgaatatgtatatacGATTTATGTTATAAGTGTTCGATATGTAAGAAAAACTAACATATTGGTTGAATTTGTTAAGATGTATATGAATGTCTAAGGTTGGAAAAGAGATATCATATTATGTATCAACGTGTTTTAATTGTTTAACTTGTTCTAATGTTAATGTAAGTTAATTAATCTTCATATGGGCTTATTAAGTATTCGATATGCTTACGCTATTGCCTCCTCTCTTTTTATTTGTAGATTGTTGACTTGCAGAACATGTCGTCCGGATCTACGAGAAGTTTACACTATTCTATGTTCGATTcagtagtctttcaaatgttttaaagtccgattatgtggcatgtacataggtgttaataTATGTAGTAACTTTAGGTTGATAGTTTGGTTTGAACTTGGCTAATGTTTGAATTATGAAATGCTAATATTCATACATGTATGTGTAAGTTAAGTAATGTAATAAGCTAAAATTGTGGCTCTTGAATGATAAATTTGCCTAATGAATTAGAATGGTAAATGATGGTATTGAATAGCTTAAAGGCATGGTTGATTAGTTTGAATTTGGTTTagttgaattggtatgtttgatgtcgtgaaattattaaaatgggtATTCAGAGTTGATTAGATGCTATGTTTTGGTATGCATATTAGTATGTTGTTGTGCAGGTTAGGTTGTGCAATTATGCACCAAACCTTGTGTTGAGTGTTGGCTTGAAATAGGCACCAACTGGCCTAATTTGTGCCAAAACCAGAGTCCACGTCACGATGTCAGGCGATGGTTGTCGCAACGAGCTCTGGACTTCACGCCATGGCGTGATGAGGAACCCCATCGTCACAACAAGTCAAGTCAGTTTGTCACGTCACGAAAAAGAACTCCCTTATGTCATGACGTCGACctacaattttgaaaattttgcaatttgatTCTTGTTCGATCTTGGGCTTACTTTAGAGCATACAAGGCTCGTATAAGACCTGAGAAAGGTTATATATTATGACAATAGTTTGAAATGTTTATGTATGCTTGTATTATGATGTAAATCGAACATTAAATGTTTGTAGTTACTCTGACAACAACTGTAGCATCCTCTAACTTGGATCTGATAAGCAAGTTGGGTGAGAAGTGTTACAAAAATGTTAGAATTAGACGCCCATAATGGGCAATCCATTTGgctttaattattttacatttttttccatttaaaaagTAGTTGGATAAGattgttttcaattttaaaaaataatgaaactaCCTTTTGGCAAATGAAAGTAATAAGACGCAAAAATATTTTCATGTTCTCCTCTCTctcaaataaaaaggaaaaaaaaagagagaaggaaTTGTATAAAATTATGATTCCACGTCATCCTTATCCCTTTCCAATGGGAGAATGACGAATCAGATTTTTCCTCCTGATTTTCagtatttttagttggatttgaatttttcaagagaaaaaagatgaaaattaggaggaaaaatctgatttgtcattctctcATTGGAAAGGGATAAAGATGACGTGGAATCATAGTTTCataatattatttctaaaaaaaaatgctgagaatggaaatttttgcatgaaagaataattcaattccattttCTCTTAAGTCAGATTTGGTGTTGTGGAATAAAGATGATCTTTGAATATGCTCTTAATCAATATACCGAACCTCTAATCTCCAAAAGTcctataagtttttttttttatttctgctATCTTTGTTAGATTATCAAAGTATTTGTTAATAGCATTCTTGGTAAGAAGTTAATCATCATTTATTGAATCTAAGAAAACCCAATTTTTGTTCTTTGATACTATTTTCAAAAGgcttatttttttataatcaatGGTATCAAGATAATTCCCTTTATCTTTCAACCTTAAGTCCAAGCAAAACCAGGTTTATATATGTGTgcgtatatattatttattgaaaaagtattttttaaaagaaaaaaaatcaatagcTTCAAGAGAAGTATAAATGATAAAACACAAGTTTATTAGACCCAAGACTCTCTCTATCTTTCTCTCCATCAAGAAAAACTCTCTCAATGCCCTATTTTGCTACTTCCTCTTCTCCTCCTCCAAGTAGTCAACCCAGTTGAGTCACAACAGCCCTACCATCTTTGAGATGATGTTAGAGGAAACCCTCCGTAGGTCTAAAGCCTTCTTCCTTTCCTGAATGTTACAACAACATATTAGAACCCTACAACCATAATGACAAAAAATTACTCTTAAATGTGTTGATTTTGAACTTGAACTTAAAAGAGGCACATCTTTCtttcaatcaattaattaatgggattaaaatgaaaataggcTATGTATTTAGGGTTAAAAACTGCAAATAAATAGCTACAAGTTCCTTACAATCATTTTATTCTTGGGGTTTTATAGTGATCGGGGGAGAGGAGGAATAAGGAAAGAAATAGAGGGGCAAATGTTATGAGTTTagttaaaaacttttaaatataaacatttaattataaatggtttttaaatattaattaaaaataaaattttataatcatattatttcaatattaaaactttattcatatttttcatGTGACACAAACGGATTAATTAGTCAAGTACCTAAAAAAGTACCATTTTGAGTTATAGTTTCCAATTATAGATACCATTTagtaatagaaaattttaaacacCAAGTAAATACAATTTGATATGTTCAAGTACCTCTATATATATTAACCCTAAAAAAGATTACTTATTTAAAAGTTGGGTCGCATCCTTACTTTCAATGAAGGGTCTAGTAGGAGAGAACAATTGGTTTAATTGGTTGATTTTGTCGAGTTTTTTGTCAAACTGACTTAATTGACTTTAATATGAGAAAATTGACTTATTGACTTTAATTAAAAAAGCTGATCAAACTGAATCGacattaattcaatcaatttttcgATTAACCGACCCAAATATTTTTGGTCGGGTTTAGAGTTAATGGAGTGTGTTCACATAATAATATattgattatatattttataattaaaaaattataaaataaataaattttttcggTGAATTCAATTTCGAAATTCAGAAATCGAGAAGTAACCAAGGTAAAAACCGACCAACATGCTTTTGAAATAATCAATTGCGCTAGTGTTTTcggtttcttttttttaaatcgagtaTTGATCTCCCtaatagaggtgtgcatgggccgggctgaGCCGAGTTTGGGCCGGGCCCACAAAAAATTTAGGCCCGTGCCCGggccggcccaaaatatgggcctaaaaatttgtccaagctcggcccgaaataaaattgttaagcccgagcccgacccggcccgacccatattaatttcttttaacttatttcattaaataaaaaattttaaaatatattaaataatcaaatacatttaaaacaaatattaaaacaaaaaacaaataaaaatatattaaaacaatttttaaaataatacacaaattgaaaatataataaaaattaattatattaaaattaaaaataaaatataaatatgattaaaaataaaaaatatatatatttagtatacaattcgggccgggccaggctgGACTCGGGCCAAAAAAATTTACCCGAGCcaggcccattttctaaacgggcctcattttttgcccaaactcatatttcgggcctatatttttacccgaaccctcccatttttcaggCTGACCTTTGGGCCGGCCCGGGTAGCccgacccatgcacacctctactcCCTAAGCATGacaggatttttggttatttaatAATTCTAAATAAATTGGGCTTCAAAAAAACTCTATCAAATTACATAATTGTGGACCTTTCTCATGTAACGAAAAAAACTTAATGGACTTTGGTACAATTTAGCGGTAGGTATATAGAAAATACGAAGAGATATAAAGGTTAAATCGTCATTTAGTATCAACTAGGGTTTCCTTTCTGCCTTGAAAACCCTACTTAAACTGAAAAAACTCACTCTGGTACTCTTACCAGAGCCTCATTTGTTTCACATCCTCTTAACGATATCCTCTGTTTGCAGTTAAGAAAAGCAAATCATGGCTGCTACCACAGTCCCAGCCGCCGCAAGGCAGCTATCTCCTAAAGAAGCCGATATCCAGATGATGTTGGCTGCCGAGGTCCATCTCGGTACCAAGAACTGTGATTTCCAAATGGATCGTTACGTCTTCAAGCGTCGCAATGACGGTTAGTTTATTGTTTTTTCCGTTTCGTGTATAATTTGGATTCTGTTTTGTTCTTTATTTGAATTATCAGTTGTTTGAATTCTTGCGTTTTTATTGCTGAAACTTGAAGTTCCCCTTTTTTATTGCTTAAATTTTATGTGTTTTGGGATTTGGGTTGTTATAAATTCGGTTTTATGTTTGTAAAAGTCGgggtttctttgttttatttgatttctaaagCTTGTAACTTATAGGAGATATGAGATCTAGTAAAGACTTTGGTTTTAGCTCTTATCTCATTTAATGTTTCAAAATATATTCCATTTGAAGAATCTGTTTGTACTTTATGAACATGTTTTTATTAGCTTATAAGATTAGAATTACCTTTTCAAGTGTTATATGCTGAATTGGTCCGAAACAGGAGGTGCCTATTGTAACCACATTTTTTGTTGGCTTGTAAGAATTTACACAATTGGATGGTTTTGGAGCAATGTGTTTCTTGCAGATATGACATGCTGTTAGTACAATGCGGGATACTTTTTTGTTGTTCATGTTTGACGATTGGCTTGTTTTTCCTGTTGAATTCACAACTAGAGACCTGATATAATTATTTGTTCATTCTTCAGAGTTTGATATTTGTATGCAATGGATTTCTTAAGAACAGCATGAGCTATCTTTTAGTCTACTTAGTTATAAGCTACATAATTCTATTCagtataaaacaattatttttgtGCATGCAATGTCTTTTTGATTAGATGCGAGCTTGGTGCTTGTTAGCGTACTTTCTTTTGTAACATGGTATTAGATGCAGAAATGAAGTTCTCTTTAATttctttagttttaattttatttatattaactcTAATTTTAGTATTAAAAAAAGCCAGACAGTATCAAATTCTCTACTTTTCAGTGTTTGCGTATTGAACAACATGCACAATAATCATGTTTATTGGacaacaaaaggaaaaaaaatgcatGTTTTGTAGGATAAGTTGGATAGGCTTCTATGCCTTAAGTTTGTTTGATGCAGACGCATGCAGACATGTGTCAATTAATACGTTTTTGCTTTACTTACCTGAGTAAGTAAATTCTTTTTTAACATCATATGCCTTGGGAAAATAATGGTAGACACAAATAAGGGTTAAACCACCTAAAGTGCATCTTGCGCTCTTGACAGCACTCGTCATATGTATTGGTTTCTGTTTCAGCAATGGAATTATCTTTTTGTCCTCCATAGGAATTTACATCATCAACCTTGGCAAGACCTGGGAGAAGCTTCAGCTTGCAGCTCGTGTAATTGTCGCTATAGAGAACCCTCAAGATATCATTGTCCAATCTGCAAGACCCTATGGTCAGAGGGCTGTCTTGAAATTTGCTCAGTACACTGGTTGTCATGCCATTGCTGGAAGGCACACTCCTGGTACATTCACTAACCAACTCCAGACATCTTTCAGTGAGCCTCGCCTTCTTATCCTCACAGATCCTAGGACCGACCACCAGGTAAATTGTGCATTACAGTCATGTTGAGTTTTTATCATGACAGTAAGTtcaaatttttgtatattttctgCAGCCTATCAAGGAAGCAGCTCTTGGAAATATTCCTACCATTGCTTTTTGTGACACAGACTCACCAATGCGATATGTTGACATTGGTATTCCTGCTAATAACAAGGGAAAGCACAGCATTGGTTGTCTTTTCTGGCTGTTAGCTAGGATGGTTCTTCAGATGCGTGGTACAATTGCTCCTGGACAGAAGTGGGATGTGATGGTAAAAGAGAAGACCATCATAATGTTGTCAATACGATTTGCATTTATGTACTTTCCTTGTTCTCATACTGTATATTGTATGTAGGTGGATCTATTTTTCTACAGGGAGCCTGAGGAAGCTAAACAACAGGAAGAGGAGGAAGCAGTTGCTGCTCCTGATTATGGACTCCCTGCTGCAGATTTTGGAATGGGTGCTTTAGGAACTGACCAATGGCCCTCCCAAATGGGTGATCAGTGGTCAGCTGATGTGGTTCAGCCACCAATTTCGGGTGTCCCTGCAATTAACTGGGGTGATCAAGGTCTGATGttttactgttcatatgattttaTTTGATATGCATATTGTTGATTGTACCTTTGCCTAAtgctgtcgaaaatttgaaaTGCAGTTGCTGTTAGCGCTGATGTTTGGGATCCTGCAAGTGCTCCACCACAAATCCCTGGCCCTGGAATCGATGTATCTGCTCCTGCTCCTGCTCCCACTGGCTGGGAGTGAGGTTTTCTTATTTTTGCAAATGTTTTTCctatttaaaaaatttgttaTTGTGATGGTATCTGTGATTTTGACACAGGTTAGTTTGTAGTTTTCATAGACTTGAATGACTTGCTAGAGATTTTTGTTTTATTCGGCCATCCTAAGGCTTTCAGTTCTCGTTTTTTTCTGCCTGTGCCGTAAGTTCTTTTTCACGATTTAAATATCATTTGCCTAATATTAATGCTCAATATTCTTGTGAAACTGGATTTGGTTTAATCTTTTTGGATAAAAGTTAAGGGTTAATTTAGCATTGCTTTCAAGTGCTTTTGAGATAAAAGCATTGCTAAACAAGATACTTTTGAGACTTTTAAAAGTATGAGATAAAAAATGCTTTtacaaaggttttttttttgccaaaagCAAAAgtagaaaatattagcttttgtTAAGTGTGTTTCTGGTCCTATGTTGAATTAAGCATAAAACATTGATTTTATGGTCGTATAATTAAAACCTCTTTGCTTGTTCACCACTTATATCAAATCTATGTACTTAACATTCGAGAATTTGTTTGGTTGCTAGTGAAGCTTATTATTTCCAATAAACACTTTCTATTAGGGATTGGAGACAGTGAAGCAAGGGTTACCGGCGCAATTCGTTCTTTAATAGATTAAATGGAAACTAGCAGTAAGAGATTTAAAGGGTAGATATGTTGTGCCAAAAACAGCAACCATAGTATCTTAGAAAGAACATAGAAAAGTTATAAGTTTTTCATATCCTGAGGTTTTCATAATTGGATCATTGATCTAACAAGTTAAAttataggatttttggtttgaTCGTGATCAGATCTgtctataattattaaaaatggcagtttaaaagggaaaaaaaactaatttattatttttgcttgtCACTGAGTTGCACgtatttttcaagatttttctTTATAGTTTTATTGATACAAGATATAACAAAGGAGGATATGGAGAAGGTTATGGTGGTGCTATGGAGGCCAATTCACTTATAAAGGCCGAGGGCTTGAACAAGGATAAGAGGACACGTTGATTGAGAGGGCAAATGTTTATGAGTAACCTTAGGATGTTTATGAGTAACCTTAGGATGTTCAAGGGTTGATCCTCTGTTTATAGTTTTTTAGGGTATTTACAGGATCCTTTGTCCATTGGTATGATCGTTGGTTAGATAAGCGTTTAGTCCCATTAAATGCGTAATGGATAGTCATAGACACGTATTATGAGATTCTATTAGTATAAAATAGTAAACTTGAAATAAACTCCTTATCTTGGAAGTGTGTTCACATTAGGATAGGATTCTCTTTTAATCCCGCGTGGTAAGCTTCGTTTGAAATGGGACGGTTGGCTAGGCTCAGAAGGTCTATGTAGAGTTAACCATGCTATTTATGCTTACACGTGTCTTCTTGGTGGATGGGCATAGCAATAGCTCCCCTTCCCCCCTCCCTTACCCAAGTCGAGCAAGAGTTCATAAAATAGCCTTTTGTGAGACATGTTTTTAGGGCCCCTTAAAGGCTTATCTAGTCGGAGAAGATGAAACATCATCTAACAACTGTCATGAATGTGATGTTCTTTTGGGGAGTGTGGTTATGATGAAGGGCGTCTAACATTATTTAGGTGGCCAAATGTTATTGGTCATGACCTTAAGTCCTCAAAATGATACGTTTATGAAAGATAATTGAGAAGTCCATAAATTGtcctactgtaacaccccaaactcataTCCGTTGTTAGAATAGGG comes from the Gossypium hirsutum isolate 1008001.06 chromosome A06, Gossypium_hirsutum_v2.1, whole genome shotgun sequence genome and includes:
- the LOC107961834 gene encoding 40S ribosomal protein SA — encoded protein: MAATTVPAAARQLSPKEADIQMMLAAEVHLGTKNCDFQMDRYVFKRRNDGIYIINLGKTWEKLQLAARVIVAIENPQDIIVQSARPYGQRAVLKFAQYTGCHAIAGRHTPGTFTNQLQTSFSEPRLLILTDPRTDHQPIKEAALGNIPTIAFCDTDSPMRYVDIGIPANNKGKHSIGCLFWLLARMVLQMRGTIAPGQKWDVMVDLFFYREPEEAKQQEEEEAVAAPDYGLPAADFGMGALGTDQWPSQMGDQWSADVVQPPISGVPAINWGDQVAVSADVWDPASAPPQIPGPGIDVSAPAPAPTGWE